Within the Acidobacteriota bacterium genome, the region GAGCGTCGGGGTCATCGGTGGCCTCGTGCTCGTCATTGCGACAGGATGGAAGCCCTTCGATCCGATCTTCGCGATGGCCGTCGCCCTCAACATCCTGTGGTCGGGGGCGCAGCTCATGGGGCGATCCGTCGGCGGCCTGATGGACCGTTCGGACCCGGCGGTCGAGCGCGCGCTCGGCGAGCAGCTCGACACCCTGTCGGCCGAGCTGGGCATCGAGTACCACGCGCTGCGATTCCGGCACACCGGACAGCGCGTGCTCGTCGAGGTCCACCTGCTGTTTCCCTACGATCTCGCGCTCGGCGAGGCCCACCGTCTGGCGACGACGGTCGAGGAACGGCTCCCGCGAGGCATCGGCCGCGACGTGGAGGTGATCACGCACCTCGAGGCGCTCGAGGACCATCAGGACGTGCACCGCGCAGGGCCGCACTGACCGGGGCGCCGCCTGCCGGTCAGACGTCGAGCTCGCGCGCGTCCTCGGCCCGTTCCATGATGAAGCGGAAACGGGCAGAGGCGTCCTTGCCCATCAGCTCGTTGATGACCCGGTCGGTGACGATCGGGTCGACCACGTCGACGCGCAGCAGGCGCCGCGTTTTCGGGTTCAACGTCGTCTCCCAGAGCACCTTCGGCATCATCTCGCCAAGGCCCTTGAACCGGGTGATCTCGGGTCGTGCCCGGCCCGACACCCGGGCGAGGATGTCGGCCTTGTGCGCTTCGTCGAGCGCCCAGTAGGTGTCCTTGCCGGCGTCGATACGGTAGAGCGGCGGCTGCGCGACAAAGACCTTGCCCGCGGTGATGAGCTGAGGGAGGTGCCGGTAGATGAAGGTGAGGAGGAGCGTCGCGATGTGATGACCGTCGGAGTCGGCATCGGCGAGGATGATGACCCGGCCGTACCGCAGTCGCGCGAGGTCGAAGGTCTTGCCGAGGCCGCAGCCGAGCGCCGTGACGAGGTCGGTCAGCTCCTTGTTCTCGAGCACGCGCGCGAGCGACGCGCTCTCGGTGTTGAGCACCTTGCCACGCAGCGGCAGGATCGCCTGGCGCGTGCGGTCCCGCCCCTGCTTGGCCGACCCCCCGGCCGAATCGCCTTCGACCACGAACAGCTCGCTGTCGTGCGCCCCCGGTGACGTGCAGTCGCTCAGCTTGCCCGGCAGGTTCAGGCGGTTCGACGTGGCGGTCTTCCGCACGACGTCCTGCTGCGCGGCCCGGCTCGCTTCCCGTGCCCGGGCCGCCAGGATGATCCGGGCGACGATGGCCTCGGCCACCGAGATGTTGTGATTCAGCCAGTGCTCGAGCGCGGGCCGCACCAGCGAGTCGACGAGTGAGAGCACCTCCGGGTTGTTCAGCCGGTCCTTCGTCTGCCCCTGGAACTGCGGCTCGGCGACGAACAGGCTCAGGACGCCCACGAGCCCCTCGCGGATGTCGTCGGCCGACAGCGTGACGCCCTTGGGCGACAGGTTGTGCGTCTCGATGAAGTTCCGGACGGCCTTGCCGATGCCCGCGCGGAGCCCGTTTTCGTGCGTCCCGCCCGAGCCGGTCGGAATGCCGTTGACGTAGCTGCGCACGTGCTCGTCGGTGGCCTCGGTCCACTGCAGGACGAGGTCGAGCCGCAGCCCGTTGTCACGCGAGACCGAGAAGGCGACATCGTGCACCGGGCGGGCCCCTCGCTCGACGAGGATCTTCCTGACGTAGTCGACGAGCCCGTCGTGGTGCTCGAAGACCGTCTTCTCCCCGGCGACCTGATCGTCGAAGGTGATCCTGAGGCCCTTGTGGATGAAGCTCGCGATCTCGAGGCGCTCGCGGATGACGGCGGCCTCGAACTCGACCTTCGGAAAGACGATGGGATCGGGATGGAAGTACACGGTCGTGCCCGTGCCCCGGGCCGCTCCGAGCCGCTTGATCGGGCCGAGCGGCCGTCCCTGCCTGAAACGCTGCTCCCACAGCGCGCCATCGCGCTTCACCGTGGCGACGAGCTCCTTCGACAGGGCGTTGACCACGCTCGCCCCGACGCCGTGCAGGCCGCCGGCCGTCTTGTAGCTCGAGTGCTCGAACTTGCCGCCCGCGTGCAGCATCGTGAAGATCACCTCGAGCGCGCTCTTGCGCGTCTTGGGGTGGGGGTCGACCGGGATGCCGCGACCGTCGTCGGCGATGGTGATCGACGACCCGTCGCGATGCAGCGTCACCATGATGGTCGACGCGAAGCCGTTCATCGCCTCGTCGACGGCGTTGTCGAGGATCTCCCAGACGAGGTGGTGCAGCCCGGCGGTGCCGACGCCGCCGATGTACATGCCCGGGCGCTTCCGTACCGGCTCGAGGCCCTCGAGCACGGTGATGTCTCTTGCGGTATACGAACGGCTCATCGTGTCCTGGTGCGTCCCTGCGGCCGCGCGCACCACCGGGCTGGCCAGGCGGCGCGCGGCCCGGCCGGGCCCGCCGGCGGGCGGCGATCGGCCCATGGTACACGAAGCGGAGAGCAGGGGCCCGGCGCGCCTGCGGACGGAGCGCGGCCGGACCCCGGCGGTCACTTGATGAAGAGCATCTCGCGGTACGTCGGAAGGGGCCACCGGTCTGAAGGCACGACGATCTCCAGGCGGTCGCCCGTCTCGCGCAGGGCGTTCATCGCCGGGATGACCTTGTCGCGAAAGTAGCGCGCGTGGTCCTCCGGCGCTCCCCCGTTGGCGTGCTCGAGCAGCTCCGCGAGAGCGTCGGTCCGAACGCGGAACGCATCGACGAGGCCCGACAGGCCCTCGAGCGTCTTCAGCCCGCCCGTCGCGGAGAGGCCCGCCTGCTTGACCGCCGCGACGTTCTCGGCCACCGCCCGCTGGTAGTCGAGGGCGGCCGGCAGGATGTAGCGGTTCGCCATGAGGACCATCAGCTGCGCCTCGACGTTGATGGTCTTGGAGTACGCCTCGAGGTTGACGTCGTACCGGGCCCGGAGCTCCCTGGCGTTGAGCACGCGGTACTTCTCGAACGTGGCGATGACCTCTGGCTGCACGAGCTGCGGCAACGCGTCGACCGTGTTCCGGAGGTTGAGCAGGCCTCGCTGCTCGGCCTCGCGCTGCCACTCCGCGGAGTAGCCGTTGCCGTTGAAGACGATGCGCTTGTTCTCGGCGGTGAGCTGCGCGAGCAGTGAGCCGACGGCCTCGGCGAGCGTGGTCCCCTTGGCGAGATCGCTCTCGAGGGTCGTGGCGATGTGGTCGAGCGCTTCGGTGACGGCGACGTTGAGCGCGATGGTGGGAAAGGCGACGTTCTGATTGGACGAGACCGCACGGAACTCGAACTTGTTCCCCGTGAAGGCGAAGGGACTGGTGCGGTTGCGATCGCCGGCATCGCGCGTGAGCTTCGGCAGCACCGAGACGCCGGTCTCGAGCAGGCCACCCTGGCGGGTGCTCTTCGCGCCGCCGTTCTCGATCTGCTCGAAGATGTCGGTCAGCATGTCGCCGAGGAAGATCGACATGATGGCCGGCGGCGCCTCGTTCGCTCCTAGCCGGTGGTCGTTGCCGGCGCTGGCGATGGCGGCGCGCAGCAGCCCCTGGAACCGGTTGACCGCCCGCAGCACGGCAGCGCAGAAGACGAGGAACTGGAGGTTCTCGTGCGGCGTGTCGCCGGGGTTGAGCAGGTTGTAGCCGAACTCGTCCGAGAGGCTCCAGTTGAGGTGCTTGCCCGAGCCGTTGACGCCCGCGAAGGGCTTCTCGTGCATCAGGCAGGCGAGCCCGTACCGCGGCGCCACGCGCCGCAGCGTCTCCATGGTCATCATCTGGTGGTCGGTCGCCACGTTCGCGTTCTCGAAGATCGGCGCGACCTCGTACTGACCCGGCGCGACCTCGTTGTGGCGCGTCTTCACCGGCACGCCGCACTTGTAGAGCTCGTTTTCGACCTCCATCATGCAGGCCAGCACCCGGTCGGGGATGGCGCCGAAGTACTGGTCTTCCATCTCCTGCCCCTTGGGCGGCCGCGCCCCGAACAGGGTCCGCCCGGCGTTGATGAGATCCGGGCGCGCGAAGTAGAAGTGGCGATCGACGAGAAAGTACTCCTGCTCGGGACCGCAGGTCGTGTGCACGCGCTCGGCCGTCGACCCGAACAGCCGCAGGACGCGGACGGCCTGGTGCGACAGCGCTTCGATCGAGCGGAGCAGCGGGGTCTTCTTGTCGAGGGCATCGCCGGTCCAGCTCACGAACGCGCTCGGGATGACGAGGGTCGTGCCGTTCGCACTGCGGAGGAGCCAGGGCGGGCTCGTGGGGTCCCACGCCGTGTAGCCGCGGGCCTCGAAGGTCGAGCGCATGCCGCCAGACGGAAAGCTCGAGGCGTCCGGTTCGCCCTTGATGAGCTCCCGGCCGTTGAACTCCGCCACCGCCTTGCCGTCGTGCGTCGGAACGAGGAAGGAGTCGTGCTTCTCGGCCGTGATGCCCGTCATGGGCTGGAACCAGTGGGTGTAGTGCGTGGCGCCGTGCTCGACGGCCCAGTCCTTCATCGCCGTGGCGATCGTGTCGGCCACCGACTCCTCGAGCGGCTGCCCGCGGGTCACCGTCAGGCGCAAGGCCCGGAAGACGTCCTTCGGCAGCCGGGCCTTCTGGATGGCCTCGTTGAACGCCAGCGAACCGAAGGTGTCGGTGGCCCGCGACGGCGCATCACCGACGGGCCGGGCCGTGCGGTTCCAGTGGAGTACGGCGTTGATCGCGTCACGAGAAGCAGCGGAACCCATGGAGATCCTTTCGTACGGAAACAGCAACGACGCAACGAACTCGGACGAGCAGGAGAAACTGCAATCGACGGGAGATTATGGCGCACGAGGTGCGTGATGGCAAGTGGTGAGATCGCATGAAAGCGTTCCTACGAACTCTATAGTGCAAAGTGATGCGTGAAGTGTCTTGGGCGCAACCTGGCGCGAACGCCGACGCGGTACCGGTCGGGCAGAATCCCGACACACCTCGCTTGGCCTGTTTCGTGCTTAACTTGACCAAGTAGCCTCAGGTCGCCGGATTCTCGGCGCCCCCTCGAGGCTGAGTCGTGTACGGAATCCCGTCACTCGGGCTTTCGTCGAGGAGCGCAATGACCAGGGATCTTGTGATTGGGATGGCGGGCTCAGGAGGCGACGGCGTCGTCGCTGCCGGCGAGGCGCTGATGACGGCCGTCGCCCTTGACGGCTATTACGCGATGCTCACGAAGAGCTTCGGCCCGCAGATCCGCGGGGGCGAGTCGTCTTGCCGCCTGCG harbors:
- a CDS encoding type IIA DNA topoisomerase subunit B, producing MSRSYTARDITVLEGLEPVRKRPGMYIGGVGTAGLHHLVWEILDNAVDEAMNGFASTIMVTLHRDGSSITIADDGRGIPVDPHPKTRKSALEVIFTMLHAGGKFEHSSYKTAGGLHGVGASVVNALSKELVATVKRDGALWEQRFRQGRPLGPIKRLGAARGTGTTVYFHPDPIVFPKVEFEAAVIRERLEIASFIHKGLRITFDDQVAGEKTVFEHHDGLVDYVRKILVERGARPVHDVAFSVSRDNGLRLDLVLQWTEATDEHVRSYVNGIPTGSGGTHENGLRAGIGKAVRNFIETHNLSPKGVTLSADDIREGLVGVLSLFVAEPQFQGQTKDRLNNPEVLSLVDSLVRPALEHWLNHNISVAEAIVARIILAARAREASRAAQQDVVRKTATSNRLNLPGKLSDCTSPGAHDSELFVVEGDSAGGSAKQGRDRTRQAILPLRGKVLNTESASLARVLENKELTDLVTALGCGLGKTFDLARLRYGRVIILADADSDGHHIATLLLTFIYRHLPQLITAGKVFVAQPPLYRIDAGKDTYWALDEAHKADILARVSGRARPEITRFKGLGEMMPKVLWETTLNPKTRRLLRVDVVDPIVTDRVINELMGKDASARFRFIMERAEDARELDV
- a CDS encoding glutamine synthetase III, producing the protein MGSAASRDAINAVLHWNRTARPVGDAPSRATDTFGSLAFNEAIQKARLPKDVFRALRLTVTRGQPLEESVADTIATAMKDWAVEHGATHYTHWFQPMTGITAEKHDSFLVPTHDGKAVAEFNGRELIKGEPDASSFPSGGMRSTFEARGYTAWDPTSPPWLLRSANGTTLVIPSAFVSWTGDALDKKTPLLRSIEALSHQAVRVLRLFGSTAERVHTTCGPEQEYFLVDRHFYFARPDLINAGRTLFGARPPKGQEMEDQYFGAIPDRVLACMMEVENELYKCGVPVKTRHNEVAPGQYEVAPIFENANVATDHQMMTMETLRRVAPRYGLACLMHEKPFAGVNGSGKHLNWSLSDEFGYNLLNPGDTPHENLQFLVFCAAVLRAVNRFQGLLRAAIASAGNDHRLGANEAPPAIMSIFLGDMLTDIFEQIENGGAKSTRQGGLLETGVSVLPKLTRDAGDRNRTSPFAFTGNKFEFRAVSSNQNVAFPTIALNVAVTEALDHIATTLESDLAKGTTLAEAVGSLLAQLTAENKRIVFNGNGYSAEWQREAEQRGLLNLRNTVDALPQLVQPEVIATFEKYRVLNARELRARYDVNLEAYSKTINVEAQLMVLMANRYILPAALDYQRAVAENVAAVKQAGLSATGGLKTLEGLSGLVDAFRVRTDALAELLEHANGGAPEDHARYFRDKVIPAMNALRETGDRLEIVVPSDRWPLPTYREMLFIK